One genomic region from Jiangella sp. DSM 45060 encodes:
- a CDS encoding M14 metallopeptidase family protein: MILTGGLLWPSGATAQPPLPTPESVIGWAPCADYRLATYESVTDYFRTLDAASDRMRLIDVGTTTEGREQVMAIISSEENLENVEEYREIAERLARAEDVDEEEARELSTSGKAIAWVDFGIHTTEVAPHQLAPRFAYDLVNSDAADVQRIRDNVVTIVVPSINPDGQTYLADWYTANRGEAWEMRLPELYQHYAGHDNNRDWYMFNLAESRNIGQQLFHEWYPQVMHNAHQTAPNPARIFIPPFEDPVNPNIDPRVTRGVNLIGSAMSRRLDDENKPGAVSNVTFDMWWNGGLRSAPYYHNMVGILTETAHASPNPRVYDPADFPETFANGESTRIPSIFYPSPYEGGEWHLSDSCDYIQTATLGMLDVVAEKPDEFLYNIYAMGRDAIEAGENETYVIPADQLDAATAAKLVNVLRAGGIEVEAAMRPFTVGDRSYPRGSWIVRGAQAFRAHLTDMLTPQVYPERRVGGPDGPLDPPYDITGYTLSFQMGVQVDKIDGPLDARLRTEPVDVAEPPRVQVPANPGYAWALDPRDNDVFTLVNRLLEAGDVVLRAPAATETSLGTWPAGTFLVEPGHGTLARLRAEVRELGVTTAAVAAAPAGAEAVTQPRVGLYHAWGGNMDEGWTRYLFDDFELGYTRLHDDAVRAGGLAEDYDVIVLPDATLSSMQNGQRAGSLPEEYTGGMTAAGIENLRQFVEAGGTLLTFDSASQLPIQAFGLPVTDVTADVPSEQLNIPGSVVGLDVDTTDPVAWGMPEATSAFFIDSHAFSSDDAGVDTIATYAAQDELLQSGFALGGEIVAGQSAVVRAAVGEGQVVMVGFRPQHRAQTHGTYKLVFNALYLGG, encoded by the coding sequence GTGATCCTGACCGGAGGCCTGCTCTGGCCGTCCGGCGCGACCGCCCAGCCACCGCTGCCCACACCGGAGTCGGTGATCGGCTGGGCGCCCTGCGCCGACTACCGGCTCGCCACCTACGAAAGCGTCACCGACTATTTCCGCACCCTCGACGCCGCGTCCGACCGCATGCGGCTGATCGACGTCGGCACCACGACGGAGGGCCGCGAGCAGGTCATGGCGATCATCTCGTCGGAGGAGAACCTCGAGAACGTCGAGGAGTACCGCGAGATCGCCGAACGCCTGGCCCGCGCCGAGGACGTCGACGAGGAGGAGGCCCGCGAGCTCTCGACGTCGGGGAAGGCCATCGCCTGGGTCGACTTCGGCATCCACACCACCGAGGTCGCGCCGCACCAGCTCGCGCCGCGGTTCGCCTACGACCTCGTCAACAGCGACGCCGCCGACGTCCAGCGCATCCGCGACAACGTCGTCACCATCGTCGTCCCGAGCATCAACCCGGACGGCCAGACCTACCTCGCCGACTGGTACACGGCCAACCGCGGCGAGGCATGGGAGATGCGGCTGCCCGAGCTGTACCAGCATTACGCCGGCCATGACAACAACCGCGACTGGTACATGTTCAACCTGGCCGAGTCGCGCAACATCGGCCAGCAACTGTTCCACGAGTGGTACCCGCAGGTCATGCACAATGCACACCAGACGGCGCCCAACCCGGCGCGCATCTTCATCCCGCCGTTCGAGGACCCGGTCAACCCGAACATCGACCCGCGGGTCACCCGCGGCGTGAACCTCATCGGCAGCGCCATGTCGCGCCGGCTCGACGACGAGAACAAGCCCGGCGCGGTCTCGAACGTCACGTTCGACATGTGGTGGAACGGCGGCCTGCGCTCGGCGCCGTACTACCACAACATGGTCGGCATCCTGACGGAGACGGCGCACGCCTCGCCGAACCCGCGCGTCTACGACCCGGCGGACTTCCCCGAGACCTTCGCCAACGGCGAGTCGACGCGGATCCCGTCGATCTTCTATCCGAGCCCCTACGAGGGCGGCGAGTGGCACCTCTCCGACAGCTGCGACTACATCCAGACGGCCACGCTGGGCATGCTCGACGTGGTGGCCGAGAAGCCCGACGAGTTCCTCTACAACATCTACGCCATGGGCCGCGACGCCATCGAGGCCGGCGAGAACGAGACGTACGTCATCCCGGCCGACCAGCTCGACGCGGCCACCGCGGCCAAGCTGGTGAACGTCCTGCGTGCGGGCGGCATCGAGGTCGAAGCGGCCATGCGCCCGTTCACCGTCGGGGACCGCTCGTATCCGCGCGGCAGCTGGATCGTCCGCGGCGCCCAGGCGTTCCGGGCGCACCTGACGGACATGCTGACGCCGCAGGTCTACCCGGAGCGCCGGGTCGGCGGGCCGGACGGTCCACTGGACCCGCCGTACGACATCACCGGCTACACGCTGTCGTTCCAGATGGGCGTCCAGGTCGACAAGATCGACGGGCCGCTCGACGCGCGGCTGCGCACCGAGCCCGTGGACGTCGCCGAGCCGCCGCGCGTCCAGGTGCCGGCGAACCCGGGGTACGCGTGGGCGCTCGACCCGCGCGACAACGACGTCTTCACGCTGGTGAACCGCCTGCTGGAAGCCGGTGACGTCGTCCTGCGGGCGCCTGCGGCCACGGAGACCTCACTGGGGACCTGGCCGGCCGGCACCTTCCTCGTCGAGCCCGGACACGGCACCCTCGCCCGGCTGCGCGCCGAGGTGCGGGAGTTGGGGGTGACGACGGCAGCGGTCGCGGCCGCCCCGGCCGGCGCCGAGGCCGTCACGCAGCCGCGGGTGGGCCTTTACCACGCCTGGGGCGGCAACATGGACGAGGGCTGGACGCGGTACCTGTTCGACGACTTCGAGCTCGGCTACACGCGGCTGCACGACGACGCCGTCCGCGCGGGTGGCCTGGCCGAGGACTACGACGTCATCGTCCTGCCCGACGCCACGTTGAGCAGCATGCAGAACGGCCAGCGGGCCGGCTCGCTCCCGGAGGAGTACACCGGCGGCATGACGGCGGCCGGCATCGAGAACCTCCGCCAGTTCGTCGAGGCCGGCGGCACGCTGCTCACGTTCGACTCGGCGTCGCAGCTGCCGATCCAGGCGTTCGGCCTGCCGGTCACCGACGTCACCGCCGACGTGCCGTCGGAGCAGCTGAACATCCCCGGTTCGGTCGTCGGCCTGGACGTCGACACCACCGACCCGGTGGCGTGGGGGATGCCGGAGGCCACCTCGGCGTTCTTCATCGACAGCCACGCGTTCAGCTCCGACGACGCGGGCGTGGACACGATCGCGACCTACGCCGCGCAGGACGAGCTGCTGCAGAGCGGGTTCGCGCTGGGCGGCGAGATCGTGGCCGGGCAGTCGGCGGTGGTGCGGGCCGCGGTCGGCGAGGGGCAGGTCGTGATGGTCGGCTTCCGGCCCCAGCACCGGGCGCAGACCCACGGCACCTACAAGCTGGTGTTCAACGCGCTCTACCTCGGCGGCTGA